A region of Pasteurellaceae bacterium Orientalotternb1 DNA encodes the following proteins:
- a CDS encoding PTS fructose transporter subunit IID yields MTNYNEQVGNPKGYKLTDADFRQINIRNLLFNQVGWNYERMQGSGYLWIMLPQLRKMYGDNSPELQKVMVMHNQFFNTSPFFNTIVKGIDLALEEKQGVKSFEAVAGIKSGLMGPFAAIGDALFASLIPAIMGAIAATMAVNGNPLGVGLWVLVAIATMVFRWVQLKIAYREGVNLVTNLGHKLNALTNAATVLGVFVVGVMCATMVNVRVPFVATIGEKVVSAQANLDLILPRLVPALVVGFIYWLLGRPKMNSNKAIMIIIVLCILLSWWGVLAKG; encoded by the coding sequence ATGACGAACTATAACGAACAAGTAGGAAACCCAAAAGGATATAAATTAACCGATGCGGATTTCCGCCAAATCAACATTCGTAACTTATTGTTCAACCAAGTTGGTTGGAACTACGAGCGTATGCAAGGTTCAGGCTATTTATGGATTATGTTGCCACAGCTTCGCAAAATGTACGGTGATAATTCCCCTGAATTGCAAAAAGTAATGGTAATGCACAACCAATTCTTCAACACCAGTCCATTCTTTAACACCATTGTAAAAGGGATTGACCTAGCACTTGAAGAAAAACAAGGGGTGAAATCTTTTGAAGCCGTAGCAGGGATCAAATCAGGTTTAATGGGACCATTTGCGGCAATTGGTGATGCGTTATTTGCTTCTCTTATCCCTGCAATTATGGGGGCAATCGCAGCTACAATGGCGGTGAATGGTAATCCACTAGGGGTTGGTTTATGGGTACTTGTTGCAATAGCAACGATGGTATTCCGTTGGGTTCAGCTCAAAATCGCTTACCGTGAAGGGGTGAACTTAGTCACTAATTTAGGTCATAAACTGAACGCATTAACCAACGCAGCGACCGTTCTCGGGGTATTCGTGGTCGGGGTAATGTGTGCCACAATGGTGAATGTAAGAGTGCCTTTTGTGGCAACCATCGGGGAAAAAGTAGTGTCTGCACAGGCTAACCTTGACTTGATTCTCCCTCGTTTAGTGCCAGCACTCGTGGTAGGGTTCATCTACTGGTTACTCGGCAGACCGAAAATGAACTCTAACAAAGCGATTATGATCATCATTGTGCTCTGTATCTTGCTCTCTTGGTGGGGTGTATTGGCGAAGGGCTAA
- a CDS encoding multidrug transporter, with product MTPWVLLFIAIIAEICGTTALKYSDGFTKPLPTIAALAAFGIAFYLVSIVFRTLPVGIVYAIWSGVGIVLTAVIAYFAFGQKPDFAGFIGMTMIVGGVLVINLFSKTATH from the coding sequence ATGACCCCTTGGGTTTTACTTTTTATCGCAATCATCGCCGAAATTTGCGGTACAACTGCGTTAAAATATAGTGATGGTTTTACCAAGCCTTTACCCACAATTGCAGCCCTTGCTGCTTTTGGCATAGCGTTTTATTTAGTTTCTATCGTGTTTCGTACCCTACCTGTTGGTATTGTTTATGCGATTTGGTCTGGTGTCGGTATTGTTTTGACTGCTGTGATTGCCTACTTTGCCTTTGGTCAAAAACCCGATTTCGCAGGTTTTATTGGTATGACAATGATCGTTGGCGGTGTGTTAGTCATCAATTTGTTTTCAAAGACTGCCACACACTAA
- a CDS encoding tagatose-6-phosphate ketose isomerase, protein MILNISNQTLESQQAFWTAKEIAQQPATWRETADIVATSQVKTFVAPLVERAQKGELRIIFTGAGTSAFIGQVVAPVLSEKLGCVVEAIASTDLVSNPYQYLFADQPTLLVSFGRSGNSPESIGAMDRVNDIVKQPYHLAITNNRNGSLFVKCSENPTACFPLALPDSTHDQGFAMTSSASNMMLAALLAFAPDAFERHWVESFASVTETLLNEDALTIQHLAHLPLKRIVYLGSGHFQGLAREVALKLLELTAGERLGFFESTMGFRHGPKSLVQNETLVFVFLSSHAYTEKYDRDLYHELVRDKKAREVVFVGDTSGQFKAEICKLDDAARIFPFLVVGQLYAFYSSLHLGYTTDNPCPTGEVNRVVQGVTLYSYK, encoded by the coding sequence ATGATCCTCAATATCTCAAACCAAACCTTAGAAAGCCAACAAGCCTTTTGGACAGCCAAAGAGATTGCTCAACAGCCTGCAACTTGGCGAGAAACGGCAGATATCGTGGCAACTTCGCAAGTTAAGACCTTTGTAGCACCGCTTGTCGAACGAGCCCAAAAAGGCGAACTCCGCATTATTTTTACGGGTGCTGGCACCTCCGCATTTATCGGGCAAGTAGTGGCTCCCGTTCTGAGTGAGAAATTAGGCTGCGTGGTCGAAGCCATTGCCAGCACTGACTTAGTTTCCAATCCTTATCAATATCTTTTTGCTGATCAACCGACCTTACTTGTTTCTTTCGGGCGTTCTGGTAACAGCCCAGAAAGTATCGGGGCGATGGATCGGGTTAATGACATCGTAAAACAGCCGTATCATTTGGCGATTACCAACAATCGCAATGGTTCCTTATTTGTAAAATGTAGCGAGAATCCGACCGCTTGTTTTCCGCTTGCCTTGCCAGATTCCACGCACGATCAAGGCTTTGCAATGACCTCTTCCGCCAGCAATATGATGCTCGCCGCACTACTTGCTTTTGCCCCTGATGCTTTTGAACGCCACTGGGTTGAGAGCTTTGCTAGCGTCACTGAAACGTTGTTGAATGAAGATGCTTTAACGATTCAACATCTTGCCCATTTGCCATTAAAACGGATCGTTTACTTAGGCAGTGGGCATTTCCAAGGGCTTGCCCGTGAAGTGGCATTGAAATTGCTTGAACTAACCGCTGGTGAACGATTGGGCTTTTTTGAATCAACAATGGGTTTCCGCCACGGTCCTAAATCCTTGGTGCAAAACGAAACTCTTGTATTTGTGTTCCTTTCTTCTCACGCCTACACCGAAAAATATGATCGGGATCTTTACCACGAATTAGTGCGAGATAAAAAAGCCCGTGAAGTGGTTTTTGTAGGAGATACAAGCGGTCAGTTTAAGGCAGAAATTTGCAAATTAGATGATGCGGCACGCATTTTCCCATTCTTAGTAGTGGGGCAGCTTTACGCATTTTATAGCTCTTTGCATCTCGGTTATACCACTGATAACCCTTGTCCAACAGGGGAAGTAAACCGTGTAGTGCAAGGTGTAACCCTTTATTCATATAAGTAA
- a CDS encoding anhydro-N-acetylmuramic acid kinase encodes MSGTSLDGVDIALMDFAGTPKLLAAECISMPADLRQALTELIHSGETSLQKLGEIDHRLGLLYAECIHTFLAKNQLNPEQIQAVGCHGQTIWHAPKGNFPFTMQIGDMNLVAAKTGITVIGDFRRKDMAFGGQGAPLVPAFHQALFADSNAIAGVLNIGGISNISLLVPNQAVIGYDIGAGNTLLDSWIEKHHGKHFDRDAEWAKTGKVRLDLLAELLDDPFFQQSPPKSTGRELFNLPWLAKKLAKVTACLPEDVQATLVEFTAQSIANDLAKVSNPNHLPCRLLVCGGGARNPLLMARLQALTDWQLHTTTEFGLNVDDVEAAAFAWLAYQRVHGLAGNLPSVTGATQAVSLGAIFPKM; translated from the coding sequence ATGTCAGGCACCAGCCTTGATGGTGTTGATATTGCGTTGATGGATTTTGCGGGCACGCCGAAATTATTGGCGGCAGAGTGCATTTCAATGCCTGCCGATCTTCGTCAAGCTCTCACAGAATTAATCCATTCGGGTGAAACCAGTTTGCAAAAACTGGGGGAAATCGATCACCGTTTGGGCTTGCTTTATGCAGAATGTATCCATACTTTTTTAGCTAAAAATCAGCTGAATCCTGAACAAATTCAAGCCGTTGGCTGCCACGGGCAAACCATTTGGCACGCACCGAAAGGCAATTTTCCGTTTACCATGCAAATTGGCGATATGAACTTGGTCGCAGCCAAAACAGGCATTACTGTGATTGGCGATTTTCGCCGTAAAGATATGGCGTTTGGTGGGCAAGGTGCTCCGCTCGTGCCAGCCTTTCACCAAGCGTTATTTGCCGATTCAAATGCCATTGCCGGTGTGCTGAATATCGGTGGCATCAGTAATATCTCCTTACTTGTGCCAAACCAAGCGGTAATTGGCTACGACATCGGGGCAGGTAATACGTTGTTGGACAGTTGGATCGAAAAGCATCACGGCAAACACTTTGATCGTGATGCCGAATGGGCGAAAACAGGCAAGGTGCGTTTGGATTTATTAGCCGAATTGTTAGACGACCCTTTTTTCCAACAATCACCGCCCAAAAGTACGGGGCGAGAGCTGTTCAATTTGCCATGGCTTGCAAAAAAATTAGCGAAAGTGACCGCTTGTTTGCCCGAAGATGTGCAAGCCACTTTGGTAGAATTTACCGCTCAAAGCATCGCCAATGATTTAGCCAAGGTCAGCAACCCGAATCACTTGCCTTGTCGCTTGTTGGTTTGCGGCGGTGGAGCGAGAAACCCGCTATTGATGGCACGGCTACAGGCTCTCACCGATTGGCAACTTCACACCACCACTGAATTTGGACTGAATGTTGATGATGTTGAAGCCGCAGCCTTTGCGTGGCTGGCGTATCAACGTGTTCACGGTTTGGCGGGCAATCTACCAAGCGTAACAGGAGCCACACAAGCGGTCAGTTTAGGGGCGATTTTTCCCAAAATGTAA
- a CDS encoding tRNA (cytosine(32)/uridine(32)-2'-O)-methyltransferase TrmJ (catalyzes the fromation of 2'O-methylated cytidine or 2'O-methylated uridine at position 32 in tRNA), whose translation MNLLEQIQIILIETSHSGNIGSAARAMKTMGLKHLRLVAPKQPIDEQAEALSAGAKDLLDNAETVATFDEAVADCQLVIGTSARLRHLQSTLIEPRACGELAISRAIQGKVAIVFGRERVGLTNEELLKCHYHLNIPTNPEYGSLNLAMAVQLVSYEIRMAWLAADDLQKNLRNRPLVEHPTAEALAHFFNHTERLYKELGFIRNDGVMHKLRRLYQRAELETNELNLLRGMLTAAEKAAKR comes from the coding sequence ATGAATTTACTCGAACAAATCCAAATTATCCTGATTGAAACCTCCCACAGTGGCAATATTGGATCCGCTGCTCGGGCAATGAAAACCATGGGGCTAAAACATCTGCGGCTTGTTGCCCCCAAACAACCCATTGACGAACAAGCGGAAGCACTGTCAGCGGGGGCAAAAGATCTGCTAGACAATGCTGAAACTGTGGCGACTTTTGATGAAGCGGTGGCTGACTGTCAGCTTGTCATCGGTACCAGTGCCAGGCTTCGCCATTTACAAAGCACACTGATTGAGCCAAGAGCTTGTGGCGAGCTGGCTATTTCTCGAGCAATACAAGGCAAAGTGGCGATTGTGTTTGGACGAGAGCGAGTTGGGCTGACCAACGAAGAACTGTTGAAGTGCCATTATCATTTGAATATTCCAACCAACCCTGAATACGGCTCACTTAATTTAGCCATGGCGGTGCAGTTGGTGAGTTACGAAATTCGAATGGCGTGGCTGGCGGCTGACGATTTGCAAAAAAATCTGCGGAACCGACCGCTTGTAGAGCACCCAACCGCAGAGGCTTTAGCACATTTTTTCAACCATACGGAGCGGTTGTATAAAGAACTCGGCTTTATCCGCAATGACGGCGTAATGCACAAGCTCCGCCGTTTATATCAACGGGCGGAGCTTGAAACCAATGAATTAAATTTACTGCGAGGAATGCTCACGGCTGCGGAAAAAGCAGCAAAACGATGA
- a CDS encoding hybrid sensor histidine kinase/response regulator, which yields MKNLKQYGQNYVNWVLRLGKERAALFGFVVLSLFAIGLQSLLSFLTTGYVPSEDILRSIAFGLISAPFTLYFFNLVVEKLERSRLRLQESLNDLSLLREQDARLNVELEQTASFLRSFFDASPDLIFYRDDKGRFLGCNRAMELLTGKSEKELINLTPRDIYSKEAAKLILSTDRDTFISNTGVTYEQWIRYPNNKLACFEIRKVPYYDRVKKLHCIIGFGRDITERKRYQDIIEKNSRDKTTLMATISHELRTPLNGIIGLSQILLEGELSQQQREYLKTINISAVSLGHIFNDIIDLEKIDSRRIELFPKEIEFSQLISNISHFANLMAEQKNIRFHIQYEQDLPHFIYVDNARLSQILWNLVSNAVKFTPAGGNIYLNVVRYDHDHFGFVLRDTGIGIKKSEQRKIFAMFYQATSVDGKKVAGSGIGLAISKRIAKLMGGDLTVESEAGQGATFTLTIQANEVAPQQEMALSKHALKVLLVEDIEVNIVVAKAMLAKFGCEVDVAMSGAEAFELFEKNSYDLILLDIQLPDTTGFEIAKKLRERYEEGEVDYLPLLVALTANIIQTKSEYQQQGMDDVLRKPLSLEALASCLNSHFDEGFLENSFENRPLVEPVQTLDLPFDRRILSELIDVMGKNAVLANFELFAKLMPDYLTNLNRYLSEWQAEDNATNRKLTADEAHKIKGALASVGLVKLQKVAQLAQTDNGETWKNGIANWVEQLQHWQSDLQQATEWVKNGK from the coding sequence ATGAAAAACCTCAAACAATATGGTCAGAATTATGTAAATTGGGTATTACGATTGGGCAAGGAACGTGCAGCGTTATTTGGTTTTGTTGTGTTATCGCTGTTTGCCATTGGTTTGCAATCTCTGTTAAGTTTCTTGACAACGGGATATGTTCCTTCCGAAGACATTTTACGATCTATCGCCTTTGGCTTGATTTCTGCACCGTTTACGCTCTATTTTTTCAATTTGGTGGTTGAAAAACTAGAGCGTTCTCGTCTTCGATTGCAAGAATCGCTCAATGATCTTTCATTACTACGTGAACAAGATGCTCGTTTAAATGTTGAGTTAGAACAAACAGCATCTTTTTTACGTTCTTTCTTTGATGCGTCGCCCGATTTGATTTTCTATCGTGATGATAAAGGTCGCTTTTTGGGATGCAACCGTGCAATGGAGCTACTCACAGGAAAGTCAGAGAAAGAGCTAATCAATTTAACCCCACGAGATATTTATTCAAAAGAAGCTGCAAAACTCATACTTTCAACGGATCGCGATACCTTTATCAGTAATACTGGCGTAACGTATGAACAATGGATCCGCTATCCCAATAATAAATTAGCTTGCTTTGAAATTCGTAAAGTGCCGTATTATGACAGAGTAAAAAAACTCCATTGCATTATTGGATTTGGACGGGATATTACAGAACGCAAACGCTACCAAGATATCATTGAAAAAAATAGCCGTGATAAAACGACGTTGATGGCAACAATCAGTCATGAGCTTCGTACCCCACTCAACGGCATTATCGGTTTGAGCCAAATTCTTCTGGAAGGTGAATTGTCTCAGCAACAGCGAGAATATCTCAAAACGATTAACATCAGTGCGGTGTCGCTAGGACATATTTTCAATGACATTATTGATTTGGAAAAAATTGATAGCCGTCGCATCGAGCTTTTCCCAAAAGAGATCGAGTTTTCACAATTGATCAGCAATATTAGCCATTTTGCAAATTTAATGGCTGAACAGAAAAATATTCGTTTTCATATTCAATATGAGCAAGACTTACCGCATTTTATTTATGTGGATAACGCCCGTTTGAGCCAAATTTTATGGAATTTAGTGAGCAATGCGGTGAAATTCACGCCTGCAGGTGGAAACATTTACCTAAATGTGGTGCGTTACGATCACGATCACTTTGGTTTTGTCCTAAGAGACACGGGCATTGGCATTAAGAAAAGTGAGCAACGTAAAATTTTTGCGATGTTTTACCAAGCCACTTCGGTTGATGGTAAAAAGGTTGCTGGCAGTGGCATTGGCTTGGCTATTTCAAAACGTATTGCGAAATTAATGGGCGGTGATTTAACCGTGGAAAGTGAAGCAGGACAAGGTGCAACTTTTACCCTCACCATTCAAGCTAACGAAGTCGCTCCACAACAGGAAATGGCACTTAGTAAGCACGCCTTAAAAGTCTTGTTGGTGGAAGACATTGAAGTCAATATCGTGGTGGCGAAAGCGATGTTGGCAAAATTTGGCTGTGAAGTGGACGTAGCAATGAGCGGGGCAGAAGCCTTTGAATTATTTGAGAAAAATAGCTACGACTTGATCTTACTCGATATTCAACTGCCAGATACCACAGGCTTCGAGATTGCCAAAAAATTGCGAGAGCGTTATGAAGAAGGCGAAGTCGATTATTTACCACTGTTAGTCGCTTTGACGGCAAATATCATTCAAACCAAAAGCGAATATCAACAGCAAGGAATGGATGATGTGCTGCGTAAACCACTTTCTTTGGAAGCCTTAGCGAGCTGTTTAAATAGTCATTTTGACGAAGGCTTTTTGGAAAATTCTTTTGAAAACCGACCGCTTGTTGAGCCTGTCCAAACATTGGATTTGCCTTTTGATCGTCGCATTCTGAGTGAACTCATTGATGTGATGGGAAAAAATGCGGTGCTTGCTAATTTCGAGTTGTTCGCTAAATTAATGCCCGATTATCTCACTAATCTCAATCGCTATTTGAGCGAGTGGCAAGCGGAAGATAATGCGACAAACCGCAAACTCACAGCAGATGAAGCACATAAAATCAAAGGGGCGTTAGCATCTGTGGGTTTGGTCAAATTACAGAAAGTCGCTCAACTCGCTCAAACAGACAACGGTGAAACGTGGAAAAACGGTATCGCCAATTGGGTTGAACAACTGCAGCATTGGCAAAGTGATTTACAACAAGCAACGGAGTGGGTGAAAAATGGGAAATAA
- a CDS encoding PTS mannose transporter subunit IIAB yields the protein MAILNVRIDGRLIHGQVANLWTSYLDITRIMVVDDAAANNDIDKAGLRLACPAGVNLSVLTVEKAANNINDGRYDSQRVLIVTRDPQTLLRLVEQGVALTEINAGNMPKTEHTRPIRKTVHVTDADIDVFKQLSEKGIKLTAQLVPNEEKVDLMKLL from the coding sequence ATGGCAATTTTAAATGTGCGTATTGATGGACGGTTGATCCACGGACAGGTGGCAAACCTTTGGACATCTTACCTTGATATTACACGCATTATGGTTGTTGATGATGCAGCGGCGAATAATGATATTGATAAAGCAGGCTTACGTTTGGCTTGCCCTGCAGGGGTAAATTTGAGCGTATTGACTGTTGAGAAAGCCGCAAACAATATCAACGATGGGCGTTACGATTCCCAACGGGTATTGATTGTAACAAGAGATCCGCAAACCTTGTTGCGGTTAGTTGAACAAGGAGTGGCATTAACTGAAATTAATGCAGGAAATATGCCAAAAACGGAGCATACGCGTCCTATTCGTAAAACTGTGCATGTTACAGATGCGGATATTGATGTGTTTAAACAACTTTCTGAAAAAGGTATCAAACTGACCGCACAGCTAGTACCTAATGAAGAAAAAGTCGACTTAATGAAACTTTTATAG
- a CDS encoding transcriptional regulator (transcriptional repressor for the agaZVWA and agaSYBCDI operons) yields MKSSVERRSDILALLQQTNSQRVEVLAQHFGVSSVTIRSDLNALEQQGYITRSHGFAVLKSRLIAELSIADKRNHYPELKQRIGKIAATLLHNGERIILDSGTTTKAIVSYIDSLNLTVLTNGLDVAMALVACPNVEVRMTGGVLRKNAMSFSGVMADNNLRYNRFDKVFLGVDGFDLHKGVTTFNEQEAHLNRLMCEAADQVIVVTDSSKFGQYSDFVICQANQIDVLVTDDQLPRNYHEYLENAGVTVLIA; encoded by the coding sequence ATGAAAAGCAGCGTTGAAAGACGTTCCGATATTTTGGCTCTGTTGCAGCAAACCAATAGCCAACGGGTTGAAGTGCTTGCACAGCATTTTGGTGTGTCAAGTGTGACCATCCGTAGTGATTTGAATGCTCTTGAACAACAAGGCTATATCACACGATCCCACGGTTTTGCGGTGCTGAAATCGCGCCTGATTGCGGAGCTTTCCATCGCTGACAAACGCAATCATTATCCTGAACTGAAGCAGCGAATCGGTAAAATTGCCGCAACATTGTTACACAATGGTGAACGGATCATTTTGGATTCAGGGACGACAACGAAAGCAATCGTAAGTTATATTGATAGTCTTAATTTGACGGTTTTGACAAATGGGCTAGATGTTGCGATGGCACTGGTGGCCTGCCCGAATGTGGAAGTAAGAATGACGGGTGGTGTATTACGCAAAAATGCAATGTCATTTTCAGGGGTAATGGCGGATAATAACTTGCGTTATAACCGTTTTGATAAGGTCTTTCTTGGTGTTGATGGTTTTGATTTGCATAAAGGTGTGACCACTTTTAATGAACAAGAAGCTCATCTCAATCGTTTAATGTGTGAGGCAGCGGATCAGGTGATTGTAGTCACTGATTCAAGCAAATTCGGGCAATACAGCGATTTTGTGATTTGCCAAGCGAACCAAATTGATGTTCTGGTGACTGACGATCAACTTCCGAGAAATTATCACGAATACCTTGAAAACGCAGGGGTTACCGTGTTGATTGCGTAA
- a CDS encoding PTS fructose transporter subunit IIC, protein MMIEWWQILLITLYAFYQILDEITIVSSAGSPVFAGLITGIIMGDITTGLLIGGSMQLTVLGVGTFGGASRIDANSGTVIATAFSVSAGMDPQLALTTLAVPIAALMVYTDILARMSNVFFAHRIDRNIQDHNYNAITVNYLSGALAWGLSRALPIFLALVFGGPFVASLAEAMQHGFLKVIADGLTLAGGVLPALGFAILLRYLPTKRHIAYLILAFALTAIFITLFGNINAVAGAANVSNSITSVPMLAMAAIGFGFAYLAYQRSVEGGSAPVTKNNPSAKGEIEDDEL, encoded by the coding sequence ATTATGATCGAATGGTGGCAAATCCTTTTGATAACGCTCTATGCGTTCTATCAAATCTTAGATGAAATTACTATCGTATCAAGTGCAGGTTCCCCAGTATTCGCAGGTTTGATTACAGGGATTATTATGGGAGATATCACCACGGGGTTGTTAATTGGTGGTTCAATGCAATTGACGGTGTTAGGTGTCGGTACTTTTGGTGGGGCATCACGTATTGATGCGAACTCTGGGACGGTTATTGCAACGGCATTTTCCGTCTCTGCGGGAATGGATCCACAATTAGCCTTAACCACTTTGGCGGTACCGATTGCAGCATTGATGGTGTACACCGATATTTTAGCACGTATGTCTAACGTATTCTTTGCACACCGCATTGATAGAAACATCCAAGATCACAACTACAACGCTATCACCGTGAACTATCTCTCTGGTGCATTGGCGTGGGGACTCTCTCGTGCGTTGCCAATCTTCTTAGCATTAGTTTTCGGTGGTCCATTCGTGGCAAGCCTTGCGGAAGCAATGCAACACGGTTTCTTAAAAGTGATCGCAGACGGCTTAACCCTTGCGGGGGGCGTATTACCAGCATTAGGTTTCGCCATCTTACTTCGTTACTTACCAACCAAACGTCACATTGCCTATTTAATCCTTGCGTTTGCATTAACGGCAATCTTCATTACCTTATTCGGTAATATCAATGCAGTTGCAGGAGCAGCAAACGTTAGCAACTCAATTACAAGCGTACCAATGTTAGCCATGGCAGCTATTGGCTTCGGCTTTGCTTACCTTGCTTATCAACGCAGTGTTGAAGGCGGCTCCGCACCAGTAACAAAAAATAACCCTTCTGCAAAAGGAGAAATTGAAGATGACGAACTATAA
- a CDS encoding N-acetylmuramic acid 6-phosphate etherase, protein MMEKDLLQALTLLVTEQRNPNTMNLDQLSALEIVQLMNNEDKQVPSAIEKCLPQIAQAVEKIVAAFQLGGRLIYIGAGTSGRLGVLDASECPPTFGVSSEMVKGIIAGGDQALRNPIEGAEDNPQAGMNDLQAIDFSAKDVLVGIAASGRTPYVIGALNYAKSLGSITISIASNPNCAMSQFADIAIETVVGAEVLTGSSRLKSGTAQKLVLNMLTTASMILIGKCYQNLMVDVQASNQKLIARAVRIVMQATDCTKSEAESALQAADNHAKLAIMMILANVERAEAERLLAENHGRLR, encoded by the coding sequence ATGATGGAAAAAGATCTACTGCAAGCCTTGACTCTGCTAGTTACTGAGCAGCGTAACCCAAACACAATGAATTTAGATCAGCTTTCCGCTTTGGAAATCGTGCAGTTGATGAACAATGAAGATAAGCAAGTGCCGTCAGCCATCGAAAAATGTTTGCCACAAATCGCTCAAGCGGTCGAAAAAATTGTGGCGGCATTTCAGTTAGGCGGGCGGTTAATTTACATCGGGGCGGGAACAAGTGGGCGACTTGGCGTGCTTGACGCTTCTGAATGTCCACCGACTTTTGGCGTTTCATCTGAAATGGTAAAAGGGATTATTGCAGGGGGCGATCAAGCGTTACGAAATCCAATTGAAGGAGCAGAAGACAATCCGCAAGCAGGTATGAATGATTTACAAGCGATTGATTTTTCAGCCAAAGATGTTTTGGTTGGCATTGCCGCCAGTGGACGAACGCCTTATGTGATCGGGGCGTTAAATTATGCAAAATCCCTCGGCTCGATAACGATTTCGATTGCCAGCAACCCGAATTGTGCGATGAGCCAATTTGCGGATATTGCGATTGAAACCGTTGTCGGTGCGGAGGTGCTGACTGGCTCAAGCCGCTTGAAATCTGGCACGGCACAAAAACTGGTGCTGAATATGTTGACAACCGCAAGTATGATTTTGATCGGCAAGTGCTATCAAAATTTAATGGTCGATGTGCAAGCCAGTAACCAAAAACTGATCGCCCGAGCGGTTCGGATCGTGATGCAAGCCACCGATTGCACCAAATCAGAAGCCGAATCTGCCTTACAAGCAGCGGATAATCACGCCAAATTAGCGATTATGATGATTTTAGCCAATGTTGAACGAGCCGAAGCCGAGCGATTATTAGCAGAAAATCACGGGCGGCTTCGCTAA